In Cherax quadricarinatus isolate ZL_2023a chromosome 5, ASM3850222v1, whole genome shotgun sequence, the genomic window tgttttttctcttattgttataagaaccattttatatagggggtttatatttatatgtatattgtgaggatatgttttatacATTCGAATCTGATGTTAGATTCATCCTTGTCATATGTCTCCtttttatcgtattgaatgggtacaaaatgacctatgtaccaaaatataaaagtatttgatggggtttatatatacccttcatttgattggaaggtcatattatatattgagtgttaataggtaacattaattttgtgtgtgtgtaggtgtgtttgtgggaaccaatgtcttaggtatagttctatcattggatgtaatatttttttagtttatttggtgaaaagtcatttagtgctttatttctatgtatgatccagtttgttctgtatgaacaaatgcacatacacgtatgtgtgtataagcatgcgtatatatgtatatatatatatgtgtatgtgtgtgtatatatatatatatattatgtgtgtgtgtatatatgtatatatatatgtatatgtttgtagGACTctttcctacatgttttataatgactccgactgtttgtttggaagtcggttggTTGGGTTTTTTTTAGTAGAATActgttatatcaatgtgttacaATGTTTTTTTTGTGTAtctgacattgtctgccactactgttttggatgttatgtatttagtttgtctagtttttgtttttagtgataagtcttttttgtttgtttgtttgtatgttctagtataatccagtctgtgctgtaagaacatatgtgcacatacatgtatgtgtatatgtgcatgtgtatatatacacatatatacatgattataggacttattcctacatgttttatgactccgacgttctattttgtagtcggtatgtttttttttttcccgtaaacgggttgggtttcttacggtagaatttcgttatatcaatatgttaaaatggtttttttttgtttattgtgtgtgtactgacattgtctgtcacGGTTTTGGATTTGCTTATTGTCGGCTTGTATCAAGTGTaatgttgtttttaaataaaatataaaaaaaaaaaaaaaaaaaaagattaccaTCAATAATATGATACTAGCGAGTGAGGTAGCGGGAGAAGTGACGAAAATATGTATTTTAAGTGTTAACTTCAAGTGTAAGCTTTTGCCTGTGAAATATTTTATTgatttaaactattttttttttaacaggagGCAGGCCAGGAGGGGGGCCAGGAGGCGGGCCAGGAGGCAGGCCAGGAGGCAGGCCAGGAGGCAGGCCAGGAGGCAGGCCAGGAGGCAGGCCAGGAGGGGGTCCAGGAGGGGTACCAGGTGTTCCAGGAAGCAGTGGTTGCAACTGTGTGTACCTTGTGTCCTGCGCTCAGTTCCTGGATCTGGTAATCTTGTGAGAGTTTTCGTCTATAAATTGTaatcagttatttttatatatattactgttagcatatttataacacacacacacacacacacacacacacacacacacacacacacacacacacacacacacacacacacacacacacacacacacacacacacacacatatatatatatatatatatatatatatatatatatatatatatatatatatatgcaaacaatcgcagacaggcgatcttaactatacaGAACAAGCcacgggaggggaggggtggaaatctttaggtcaaatactttcacacttctcagtgcgtcatcaggagctgtgcaatgttgcaagggagcaaccaaagcagggagagaggtcccagagtagcgtaggtgtcactggccacggttactcttagactgggttagtggtcggtgccaacctcgccctaccatcatccccctccccccatttTGGATTTTCAtatttgacatctcagaaaccctcctacctcatatggggggggagggggatgatggtagggtggggttggcaccaatcactaacccagtctaagggtagcgtgagctgggcgccaaggtattgtccagtgtgatgataatggtaaagcactgcgtaccttgttccaaggtacgtaggttcgagtctccttcagccagagatcagtgtttgtgtatatttcgcctagtcttgcgaattccttgcattgttaaaatctctagtaaggctgatgcatgtaggggatgagatgaaaagctgtaagccttctccctgaaagctggctgccttggatcaaagtctagcgcaagctgcacgccaaggtattgtccagtgtggtgaggatggtaaggcactgcgtaccttgttccaaggttcgtaggttcgagtctccttcagccagagatcagtgtttgtgtgtgtatatatatatatatatatatatatatatatatatatttttatttttatttttatttattgcaCGTGTAAGGTATGGTAAACAAATGATGATAATTACAAATCAAGCCTTTCACACTGATTGCATAGTGCTTTGTCATGAGAACTGCAGAGTAATGGACGATATAATAGGAAAAATTCTGAGTCTAGTGAGACGTATCCATCAACTGGCACATAGGTCAGTGTGGCCCCCAGCACTACACGCAGAAAAGGGGACAGTACAGTTATTAAACAAGTTTTAAGAAACAAATGGAGAATGGCAGTAAAACTCATAagctccagatatactccaggtatactccagatatactctaggtatactccagatatactctaggtatactccaggtatacttcaggtatactccagatatacttcaggtatactgcatatatactccagatatactctaggtatactccaggtatactgcataTATACTCCAGAtgtactctaggtatactccagatatattccaggtatcctccagatATACtcaagatacactccaggtatactccacatATAGTCCGCTATGAATTGTAAGTTAAATTGAATTTACATACATAAAAAAATTAGCATGTGTGAGTATACGTAATACATGCTTCCATACACACGTGCATTTATGTAGGaaaggtatacataaatacaacaTATGCGCTGATAATATGAGTATATATTAatgagtgcatgtgtgtgcgtgttggtTCAGATCCAGCAGAGCTGTGACCTTGGTGGTGGTGTCCCTGGTGTCTGCTGCCCAGCCTCTGCCGCTGCTGTTGGTAAGTAAGCAACCTACTACGTTGAGGatcttattgatgaaacgtttcgcctacacagtaggcttcgtcagtcAAATAAGGAGGGAATAGTGgttgtagtgaaataaagatgatgcaatcagtccatcaaccttggagaaaaagtatttgaggtggtcagtcccttaacagATTATTCATCTTGCGGCTGTGTTGACAGGTTTTCAGGCAGCGCAGGGCATCGATATCAGAAATATCTTCTCTGCACCAGCTagtgtcagtatacagcagctgGATGAAAGCAAGATGGAACAGTCAATAAATACTGGACAGAACTTTATCAGCAATATGGACGAGATCGAGAAGAGCCTTATCAAGTAAGAAATATGTGGCAgaaaagtaagagagagagagagagagagagagagagagagagagaggaagagagagaggaagagagagaggaagagagagaggaagagagagaggaagagagagaggaagagagagagggagagagagagggagagagagagggagagagagagggagagaggaagagagagaggaagagagagaggaagagagagaggaagagagagaggaagagagagagaggaagagagagagaggaagagagagagaggaagagagagagaggaagagagagagaggaagagagagagaggaagagagagagaggaagagagagagaggaagagagagagaggaagagagagagaggaagagagagagaggaagagagagagaggaagagagagagaggaagagagagagaggaagagagagagaggaagagagagagaggaagagagagagaggaagagagagagaggaagagagagagaggaagagagagagaggaagagagagagaggaagagagagagaggaagagagagagaggaagagagagagaggaagagagagagaggaagagagagagaggaagagagagagagaggaagagagagaggaagagaaagagagagagaaaggaagagagagaaaggaagagagagaaaggaagagagagaaaggaagagagagaaaggaagagagagaaaggaagagagagaaaggaagagagagaaaggaagagagagaaaggaagagagagaaaggaagagagagaaaggaagagagagaaaggaagagagagaaaggaagagagagaaaggaagagagagagagagagagagagaaagagagagagagagagagagagaaaggaagagagaaagagagagaaagaaaggaagagagaaagagagagagaaagaaaggaagagagaaagagaattagAGTACTTCCAGGAAAGTGGGAGAGAACGAATGAATGAGCGAACAAACTAATACAAAATCAAGAAAACATAATTATTGCTTCTCACAAACCATATACTTAGTGTTTCTTGTTCACCCAACAGGAACCATACACTCACAATGTTCCTTGTTCACCCAACACAAGCACCATATACTCACAATGTTCCCTGTTCACCcaacacaggaaccatacactcACAATGTTCCCTGTTCACCCAACACAGGAATCATACACTCACAATGTTCCTTGTTCACCCATCACAGGAACCATACACTCGCAATGTTCCCTGTTCACCcaacacaggaaccatacactcACAATATTCCCTGTTCACCctacacaggaaccatacattcaGTGTTCCTTGCCCACCCAACACAGAAAACATGCACTCACAATGTTCCCTGTTCACTCAACACTGGAACCATGCACTCAGTGTTCTCACCCAACACAGGAACTCCCTCGTCCTGCCCGTGTTCTCACCGGCTGGTCAACATCTACGAGTCTTCATCATCGATGAAGGAGCAAAGGAGATGGATCGCAGGGCTCTGGCTATTCTTGCAGCTTCTAGACAACTTGCAAATGAGTATGTAGCAAAACAAAGCTGCACGTGGTCATATTAATGCTATTTTTGAAAGGGATATAAAATGTTTTATGTAAATGTGTCATACTAATCTGTACATCCTCATTAAAGCTCTTTAAAGTCGAGCTATGAAGGGCTGCTGGGAATTCACTATATTTATACCTTTGTACGAAATTTATAGTCCGAAACGTTTCTTTCCTTTAAATAAAACAATGGGTTAAGTGCGAAAATACGTAGTCACAGCAGAATATTTCTAATCTTTGGCTGACATTTGCAGTTTCGACCTGACACCGCGACAAGGAGGACTAGGCTTGAAGTCCACAGCAGTGAGCGGTACACAACTGGAAGACATGTGTCCACGGGATCCCAGCTGCACTAGTCCTAACTCCAAGTACCGTACTGCTGATGGATCCTGCAACAACCTTGCTAACCCATCCTGGGGCAAGAGCAACACTCCCAACCAGAGGATCTTACCACCAACTTATGAGGACGGTCAGTGTTGTAATGAATTAAATTAATAACTGGTCAACACTCATATTCTGGCCAATGAATTACACCGATTTTAGGGTACGGTGGTGGTGCTGATTCCAAATATGTTGTCAGTTTATCTTGACTGGCTCTAGTTTTTGTTAAACACGGTATCTTATTGAAAAAACATAAAAGTTGCGAAATATATATTGATCTGGCGAGGCTAACTTACAAATCGCGttgaaaatatattttagatcatGCAAAAGTCAAATCATGAAATACATACTAGCACTTCATTCTATATAATAACAGATTAAAATAGTAAGATAATTCAGATACACTAATTACTGTACATGATTTTCTTCTATGTTGGTTATCAGCACAGTCCCGCTGGAggctccagcaatagtctgcagtgtgtgtgtgtgtgtgtgtgtgtgtgtgtgtgtgtgtgtgtgtgtgtgtgtgtgtgtgtgtgtgtgtgtgtgtgttccgtcTGCCTTGATACCTTTCCACCTTATATCTTTATGGAACCTCTCCCCTTGTTGCTCATTTATCTCACAAAGATTATGTGGAAATCTGTCTAGTTGGCTGTGGAGGAAGTGTTCCTTTCTGCTCATAGTAACTAAATTCTTGAAGTTTGTCAGCATATTTTGCACAGGTTCTTCATAAAGTCTGCTGAATTTTGTTTTTCAGAAGATTTGGGAAAGTTTCTTACACAAGTCTAAAGTTATTGTTGGTGGAAGTTTTGttggtcaagaaacaggacaagtgtctcgtGATAATAGTTAAACGTGTCTGTGGAGAATGTAACAATGTCAGTGAATTGCAAGACGTTGTTCCTGAAATATTAAGACTAGGTTTGTAAGGAGATGTTAGTGACGTGAGGACAGACATGACCATACGCTGGAACATTGTATCTTAGTGTCCAAACATCCAACTTTCCAGGACACCTCCAAGTAAACCTtacagcagtggttcccaaactgggggtaaattaccccctggggtaatttaaccatttttggggggtaatggaggggtgacagaaaaaaagttatgaattctgaaaatcaagaaaacaatgcggtacccggtatgaggattattgttaactttgtcttagtatataaagttgtaaagtaaacctattataagtaagtaataaagttaaaccaaataacaataaacatcaaaaactaatatacagtattagaaaagaagaaatatatagctaagtgtgtggaaacccaaaagtattttgacaaatatgcttcaggacaaaagtcactcagtagcccagatcgacctgtccagtacgtgtcactcacttcctgaggctgcctctatttcacactgtcagtttatctgtgagcatcagccgaggtagacataagctggtatgtatgtgtactgccctgtgcagtatatagttagtatttacccactgttactgtgaatttgtagctattattaattttatatataatgtatgtgtggttcttacgttttcaatggttttgctaggattagcagagtatgcgaggctgtatacgttcacgtttagccatatatatcaataataacaacattttgtgaaaggggtaacatgctttatgtggcatgttaaattgggtaacaagctgaaaaagtttgggaaccactgccttacAGGATATGGTAAACCActtcagtgttcatgataatagCTCTGAAATCTTAAAACTGTATTCACATTTTGTATCGACTAAATGGATGAATTAAATTTTCATGAGACCGCAACCCAACAATGACCCATGCTTTTTGGTAGTAATATGGGACCTTTTTTGTAGATTAACTTTATATTGTCTTGGGAACATTAGCAATATGAAGCGACTGTGATATACGAAATGACTAATATTTTTGTGATGTAACTATGGTCAATAGGGTTTGATAAAGTTACATTGTGACCAGTGAAGTCATTTTTTTTCCACGCTCACAAAGTGAGCATGAGATGCAACATAAACTAGTCACTCAAGAGACACTACTGATACAGGTCTTATTCAGATGATGGTCGTAAACTTGTTATATTTATTTAATGATAGCATTTAATATTATATAGTTACTTATTATATTGAACCACTCGTCTCCCatagaggtagggtgacccgagaaaagaaacattcaccatcatttacactatcactgtcttgccagaggctcgcagatacgacagtttaaatgtcactcttaaaagcaaatatcccaaaccccctcctttagagtgcagacgctgtacttcccacctacaggactcaagtctggctaacaggTTTCTCTGaattcttcacaaaatattaccttgcttacaatccaacagcttgtcaaatcccaaaaaccattctccactcctaacacgctcacacatgcttgctgtatgtccaagccctttgcacacgccaaaaaaaacttttaccccctccctccatcctttcctaggacgactccTATATCGCCTTCCCtccaatacagatttatacaccctccaagtctattttgctccatcatctctaaatgaccaagccgCCTCAGCAACCCTTTCCTCaggcctctggataatacttttaataactccgcacctcctaatctccaaactacgaattctctgcgtaATATTTAGCAATATGAAGTGACTGCGattagacacatctccactgcctccagcctcctcctcgctgcaactttCACAACTCTCAAGCATATGAATAACATGTACTCTTAACACTCGACAGTCAGTGGTCCATTTCTCCACAGGAGTGTTTGAACCTCGCTCCAGAGCAGTTGATGGCTCTCCTCTCCCCAATGTGCGTCGCATTAGCAGTAACGTGTTGTTAGACGTAAATCAGCCAGACGAGGCCTACACATTGTCCCTCATGGTGTGGGCACAGCTCATCGACCATGAATTTGCCCATGTTCCTTTCCCTACTATGGGTAAGACAATTTTCCAAAAGTTACATTCTATCTTGTTTATAACAACTGACTCCCCAAAATTCTGGAGTTATGTATAtattgctcttttttttttatcatatatCAGCTTTATTTATAAGGCAATATTTGCGTACGAAAAATCAACAATATTTAAATTGTTTCTTTTTAAATTCATTATATTTCACACTCTTAGATAATGGAGATGGAATTGAATGTTGTCCTAATGGAACACTGGTAGCTGAGAACCTTCGTCATCCAAGGTGCATGCCCATTGATCTCACTGGTGACCCCTTCTATGGTCCCCAAGGCAGAACCTGCATGAACTTCGTCAGGAGCATGGTTGCGGTCAGAACGGGTTCGGACTGCACTTTTGGTCATGCTGAGCAGGTAAGTGGAGTGACTAGTGCAACATTTATTCTTAGTTTATTCCCATGTTATACCTGGGATTTTTGTTCCAGTTTAGCTATATATATTAACTTTGTAAACGTAATAAACCCTACAGTATCTCTGTTGCTTACTTAAAATATTGAATGTTTATACTGATTTTCTTTCCACCAGTGATCACAAGAGTAATCTGCTAATCTCTTGTTTCATAATTTCATTTAAGGTTCTATACTGCTTTTACTAATCACTGTTGAGGTATTATATTAATTGATTACCAGATAAATTActgatacaggagggccctgctttataATACTTCGCTTTACTGCGTTTtgctaatgcagtggttttcaattatactcaGTCTTTATTTATTCAAACTTCCTTCAATAAATACACTCATCACTCCCTATAAGCTAAGAACggaaatattttaagataagtaatgtatGAACTGTAAAATCATTTTgtaggcctagctctattactTAGTATGAACATGTTATCCAACTTTTATATTCATTTAAAGGTGAAAAGTCCATGTTTCACTTCACATCAAATTTcattttacagcagtagcccggaaactaGCCTGTTCTATAAGGTAGATACTACATTAACACATTCTTGTTTCTTTCATTTTCAAGGAAGAGTTTATTTGAATCTATGGAAACAAAATTTCACTACTTTTGTATTTAGAAAATATTGTGCTAGATGTTCACTCTAATCCATGGATTATATGTAACACAGCTGAACCAGCTTACACACTGGATAGACGCCTCTGTGGTGTATGGCTCCACTCAGGACCAAATGAAGGACTTGAGGTCATTCAGTAACGGACTCATGAAGATCTCTGGTAACAACCTGCTACCCATTAACAGCAACCAGGGAGGAGACTGCGAGGCTCGGGAACGTGGAGCTTTCTGCTTCACTGCAGGTTCGTCACTTATTGACACTAACTTTATAGTAATGCTGATGTTTAGAATCAGCTGTAACTTAGTGATTCATACGAGgagcaggatgtacaatgtaattTAGAAAATCGTTTTATTTTGAGAAAAGGGACgcaatatttagaaaaaaaaactctcatGATTTTGGTCTCTGATGGAGAGGTTAGGGTTTGTGCTCTCCGACGCTAATTCGAATGATATGGTTGAGGAACACTTTTTACTTAACACGCAATGGGAACAATACACCTCTTGTATACCAGAAAAACAAATATATTCAGTATTGTATAAAATGTTGCTTCAGTTAAGCCAATGTGGGAAAAGTTATTATGAGTTATATGAGACTTGTATATAATATTATGTAGATGATGCTTTCATTAACACTTTGTAATGGGCTCGTCCACCTACAATGAATAAACATGGCCAAATAAATTTTAGAAGCAAATCCCATTCATAAAGAACTGAATTATACATTCCATTAATTTATAAACTTTTAAAAAAGTTTCCACAACATGTTCACATCTACACCACTTAGAATATTCAATAATAAAAGTAACAACAATACGTCAGTGTATATAATACAACATTGCATCACATTTATGAAGTAAAATATATGCTCTGGGGATCCTTATAGGTGACTCACGAGTGAACGAGCAGCCTAGCTTGACCGGTCTTCACACCCTGTGGGTGAGACAGCACAACCGTGTAGCAGGAGAACTTCAGAGACTGAACCCCCAGTGGTCAGACGAGGCTGTCTTCCAGGAGACCCGCAGGATCATCATTGCTCAGGAACAACACATCATTTACAACGAGTGGC contains:
- the LOC128685122 gene encoding salivary peroxidase/catechol oxidase-like isoform X1, with translation MKWLLTVVVLVGITGVHNHTTILEEVQHPRPVRQVVFPGQGGRPGGGPGGGPGGRPGGRPGGRPGGRPGGRPGGGPGGVPGVPGSSGCNCVYLVSCAQFLDLIQQSCDLGGGVPGVCCPASAAAVGFQAAQGIDIRNIFSAPASVSIQQLDESKMEQSINTGQNFISNMDEIEKSLIKNSLVLPVFSPAGQHLRVFIIDEGAKEMDRRALAILAASRQLANDFDLTPRQGGLGLKSTAVSGTQLEDMCPRDPSCTSPNSKYRTADGSCNNLANPSWGKSNTPNQRILPPTYEDGVFEPRSRAVDGSPLPNVRRISSNVLLDVNQPDEAYTLSLMVWAQLIDHEFAHVPFPTMDNGDGIECCPNGTLVAENLRHPRCMPIDLTGDPFYGPQGRTCMNFVRSMVAVRTGSDCTFGHAEQLNQLTHWIDASVVYGSTQDQMKDLRSFSNGLMKISGNNLLPINSNQGGDCEARERGAFCFTAGDSRVNEQPSLTGLHTLWVRQHNRVAGELQRLNPQWSDEAVFQETRRIIIAQEQHIIYNEWLPIIIGRNFMRAFGLSPLLSGFSNDYNPSINPNMNNEFSAAAFRFGHTLVQGTLRLFTQSGGVDTIRLRDHFNSPHLIELQNRLDDVVRGFTQLAIQKFDSFITQDLSNHLFQTPRFNFGMDLMSLNLQRGRDHGIGTYNSFREICGLPRARTFNDLLDQINPENVRKLARVYKSVDDIDFFVGGITERPVPGSLLGWTFLCVVGDQFARLKKADRYFYDLRGQPGSFSEAQLQQIRLSSWARIICDNANIAAVQPLAFRQTNSRFNQPVACNNPIIPRPVWSPWRGETVVV
- the LOC128685122 gene encoding salivary peroxidase/catechol oxidase-like isoform X3, translated to MKWLLTVVVLVGITGVHNHTTILEEVQHPRPVRQVVFPGQGGRPGGGPGGRPGGRPGGRPGGGPGGVPGVPGSSGCNCVYLVSCAQFLDLIQQSCDLGGGVPGVCCPASAAAVGFQAAQGIDIRNIFSAPASVSIQQLDESKMEQSINTGQNFISNMDEIEKSLIKNSLVLPVFSPAGQHLRVFIIDEGAKEMDRRALAILAASRQLANDFDLTPRQGGLGLKSTAVSGTQLEDMCPRDPSCTSPNSKYRTADGSCNNLANPSWGKSNTPNQRILPPTYEDGVFEPRSRAVDGSPLPNVRRISSNVLLDVNQPDEAYTLSLMVWAQLIDHEFAHVPFPTMDNGDGIECCPNGTLVAENLRHPRCMPIDLTGDPFYGPQGRTCMNFVRSMVAVRTGSDCTFGHAEQLNQLTHWIDASVVYGSTQDQMKDLRSFSNGLMKISGNNLLPINSNQGGDCEARERGAFCFTAGDSRVNEQPSLTGLHTLWVRQHNRVAGELQRLNPQWSDEAVFQETRRIIIAQEQHIIYNEWLPIIIGRNFMRAFGLSPLLSGFSNDYNPSINPNMNNEFSAAAFRFGHTLVQGTLRLFTQSGGVDTIRLRDHFNSPHLIELQNRLDDVVRGFTQLAIQKFDSFITQDLSNHLFQTPRFNFGMDLMSLNLQRGRDHGIGTYNSFREICGLPRARTFNDLLDQINPENVRKLARVYKSVDDIDFFVGGITERPVPGSLLGWTFLCVVGDQFARLKKADRYFYDLRGQPGSFSEAQLQQIRLSSWARIICDNANIAAVQPLAFRQTNSRFNQPVACNNPIIPRPVWSPWRGETVVV
- the LOC128685122 gene encoding salivary peroxidase/catechol oxidase-like isoform X2; the protein is MKWLLTVVVLVGITGVHNHTTILEEVQHPRPVRQVVFPGQGGGPGGRPGGRPGGRPGGRPGGRPGGGPGGVPGVPGSSGCNCVYLVSCAQFLDLIQQSCDLGGGVPGVCCPASAAAVGFQAAQGIDIRNIFSAPASVSIQQLDESKMEQSINTGQNFISNMDEIEKSLIKNSLVLPVFSPAGQHLRVFIIDEGAKEMDRRALAILAASRQLANDFDLTPRQGGLGLKSTAVSGTQLEDMCPRDPSCTSPNSKYRTADGSCNNLANPSWGKSNTPNQRILPPTYEDGVFEPRSRAVDGSPLPNVRRISSNVLLDVNQPDEAYTLSLMVWAQLIDHEFAHVPFPTMDNGDGIECCPNGTLVAENLRHPRCMPIDLTGDPFYGPQGRTCMNFVRSMVAVRTGSDCTFGHAEQLNQLTHWIDASVVYGSTQDQMKDLRSFSNGLMKISGNNLLPINSNQGGDCEARERGAFCFTAGDSRVNEQPSLTGLHTLWVRQHNRVAGELQRLNPQWSDEAVFQETRRIIIAQEQHIIYNEWLPIIIGRNFMRAFGLSPLLSGFSNDYNPSINPNMNNEFSAAAFRFGHTLVQGTLRLFTQSGGVDTIRLRDHFNSPHLIELQNRLDDVVRGFTQLAIQKFDSFITQDLSNHLFQTPRFNFGMDLMSLNLQRGRDHGIGTYNSFREICGLPRARTFNDLLDQINPENVRKLARVYKSVDDIDFFVGGITERPVPGSLLGWTFLCVVGDQFARLKKADRYFYDLRGQPGSFSEAQLQQIRLSSWARIICDNANIAAVQPLAFRQTNSRFNQPVACNNPIIPRPVWSPWRGETVVV